The Pseudomonas sp. FP2309 genomic sequence GTCATCCTCCAGCAGCATCTGGGTCTTGAAGTCTTTGTGGGCGCGGTGAAAGTGCGGGCCGAAACAAATCACCAGGTCCAAACGGCCTTCGCGCAGGTCCTCGGCGGGAATGTCGGTTTCCAGCTTCTGTACATTGACGATCACCGGCAGGTCGGCGCGGTCGAAGGTGTGCAGCAGGCGCGGCAGAATCAACTGTTCGAAATATTCCGGGGCGCACACATTGAAGGTTACCGCCTTGTGCGTCGGATCGAACGCCTGGCCACCGGCGTGGCACAGGTTGATGCTTTCGAGGATCTTCTGCACATGACCGTACATGGTCGTGGCCTTGTAGGTAGGACGCATGCCCGCCCGCGTGTTGATAAACAACTCGTCTTCAAAACTGGTGCGCAGCTTCTTCAAGCTGTAGCTGACGGTGGACTGGCTGACGAACAGCGTTTCTGACACCTCGGTAACGCTGCTCTGGTCATAGACGGCGATAAACACCATCAAGTCCTGCATATCGAGCTTTCTGAGCAAGTTACTGTTTAGCATCCATTCCATCCGTAAACCCGCTGTACCGAACTCAGTACACAACCGCGCAAAAGCTTAACGGAACGTACGTACCAATAGAAAGCGCTGTAGGGCGTTTCTATGTTAGCCGTGGGACAAATACTGTTTGCAACACGACTTCAACGGATATGTTGCGCGTAGTGCCTGGGGTTGAAGCGTGTGACGATCAGCAGCATCACCACGACGATCGCCGTCAGCGCCCACCAGGCCCACTCGAAACTGCCCAGGTAGTCGCGGATCATCCCGGTGATCAGCGGCGACAGGCCCGCAATCAGGTAACCGACGCCTTGCACGAACGCCGTCAGGCTGCCCGCGCGACGCGGGTTGTCCAGGTGATCGAGGGACAGGATCAGGCTCATCGGGAACAGCCCGCCAATGCCCAGCCCCAGCAGGCACGGCCACAGCAGGCTCAGGTGCTGCGGGCTCAGGATCAGCCCACAGAAGCCGACGATGATCAGCACCAGCAACACCGCCACCACCCCGCGTTTATCCTGGCGACGGTTGGCGATGGCGGGCGTGACCAGGCCGGACACCACTTCCATCGCCGTGAGAAACCCCAGCAGCAACCCGGCGTTCTGTTCGCTCCAACCCTGCTCGACGTAGTACGGCGCCAGCCACGCCAATACACAGGTGTAGGACGCGGTCCCCAGGCCAAAAAACAGCGCCAGCAGCCACGCGCGGCCGTTGCCGAAAAACCACACCTGCGCACTGGAAGCAGTGTGGGGCAAGGGCGGCAGCGCCGAACGCTGGGCGTACCAGACCAGCAACGCCAGCAGCGCCAGCCCGGCCCAGATCGCCAGGCCGATGCGCCAACTGCCGGTGTGTAGTTGCACAAAGGGTGAGAACGACGCGGCCAGCGCGGCGCCGCCCATGATCGCCGTGACGTACAGGCCCATGAACAGCGACACGTTGGCGCTGAAGCGCGACTTGATCAGCGCCGGCATCAACGCCTGGATCAGCGCGATACCGATACCCGCCGCAATGGCGCTGACGATCAGCTCCAGGGCCGAATCAAGAAACAGGCGCGACAGCGTTGCCACGCCAATGACCCCCAGCGACAGCACGATGCTGCGGTGCTCGCCAATGCGCTTGGCCAGGCCCATGCCAAAGAACATCGCCAGGCCCATGGCCATGACCGGCAGCATGGTCAGTAAGGCCGCGCTGCTGAAACTCAACGGTACTTCAGCGCGAATCGACGACAACAAAGGGCCCACCGCCGCCATCGAAGGGCGCAGGTTGAGCGCGACCAGCACCACACTGATCATCAGCCAAACGGCGGTGGCGGGTTTTGCCTGAACGTTTTCCATGGGCCTGCCTTGAGTGAACAAGGGCGAATCAGGCCATGGGCGGGCGCGCGGGGCAAATGAGAAAGTCGTTGGGGCTATCTAAAAATTGCAGATGCCGACACGCCGCCGATCAACCGGCGGCGCCTCAAGCGTCAGTTGGATCGGATCACATGCTTGATCTCCTGAAACGCCGCCAACCCCCAAGGCCCCAGTTCCCGCCCGATGCTGCTCTGTTTGTAACCGCCCCATGCCGCCTGCGGGAAGATCACCTGCGGCGCATTGATCCACACCATCCCCACCTGCAAGGCATTGGCCACCCGTTCTGCGGTGTCCAGATTGCGGCTGACCACACTGGCGACCAGACCAAAATCGCTGTCGTTGGCCAGGGCAACGGCCTCTTGCTCAGTGGCAAAGCGCCGTACACACAACACCGGCCCAAAAATTTCCTCGTTCCATAACGCACTGTCCAGCGGCACGTCGGTAAACACCGTGGGGCGAATAAAGTAGCCCTTCGGCAGATCAGCCGGACGCTCGCCACCACACAGCAACCGCGCGCCGTCCTCGATGCCGCGCCTGATATGCCCCAACACCCGTTGATACTGCGCGCGGTTGATCAACGCGCCCATCTCCACGTCTTCAGCAAAGGCATCTGCCACACGTATGCCTTGCGCCCGCGTCTGCAAGCGTTGCATGAATTCGTCCGCCAGGCTGTCGGCCACCAGCACGCGGCTGGTGGCTGAACACATCTGCCCCGCGTTGAAAAAGCCACCGCCACACGCCAGTTCCACCGCCAGTTCGAGGTCGGCGTCCGCCAGCACCAACAGCGAGGATTTACCGCCCAGCTCCAGGCTCACGCCCTTGATGGTTTCGGCCGCGCGTTGCATCACCTGCACGCCCACCGCGTTACTGCCGGTGAAGGAGATTTTGGCTATGCGTCGATCCGCCGCCAGCGGTGCGCCCACCGCCAGGCCCGTGCCGCAGACCAGGTTGAACACGCCGTCCGGCAAGCCGGCATCGGCAATGATCCGCGCCAATTGCAGCTCCGCCAAAGGCGTGACTTCCGACGGCTTGAGCACCACGCAACACCCGGCGGCGAGGGCCGGGGCGAGCTTCCAGGCGGTGGTGACCATGGGGAAATTCCACGGCACGATCAGCCCGACCACGCCGCACGGTTCGCGGCGCAGGCGCGCGCTGAAGCCCTCATCGGGCAGCGCGACCGCGGCGTCCTGCGTGGCGTCCATGGCCTCGGCGACAGCCGCGTAATACTCAAAGGTGGCGATCACATCGTCCACATCAATGGCCGCTTCAAACAGCGGCTTGCCGTTGTTGCGCGCCTGCAATTGCATCAGCGATTCGCGCCTGGCACTCACGCCACTGGCGATCCTGCGCAGCAGAGCGCCACGGTCGCGGCCGGTACTTTTCGACCAGTCGATAAACGCGTGGCTGGCAGCGTCCACCGCCTGGGTTACATCCCTGGCGTCGCCGACGCTGACCAGCGCCAGGCAAGCTTCAGTCGCTGGGTTGATCACCTCCAGCACTTCATGGCCGGCACGCCATGCACCATTGATATACACACCGTTCACTGCATCGTTCATACCGCCACCTCTCTCATCCACAGCTGTTGGTCGATTTCAATCAAGGTTGGCCCGTGACGATCCGCCGCCGAGCGCAATGCCACAGGTAAATCGTCAATTCCGTTGATGCGTTCGGCGGCGCAGCCCAGCGCCTTGGCCACGCCGATAAAGTCCGGGGTATAGATGTCGACGCCAACCGGTTCGATGGCGCGGTTGAGCATGTATCGCTTGATCTCTTCATAGCCGTGGTTATTCCACAGCAGCACGATCACCGGCGTGCGTGCCTCCACCGCACTGGCCAGTTCCGGCAGGGTGAATTGCAGCCCGCCGTCGCCGATCAGGCACACCACCGGCTGGCCATCGCCGCGCCCCAGCCAGGCGCCGATGGCGGCGGGCAGGGCGTAACCCAGGGTGCCGTAGCCGGTGGATGAGTTGAACCAGCGGCGTGGGTGGTCGAGGTTCAGGGTCAGGTTGGCGCTGTACACCGGCTGGGTGGAGTCGCCGACGATGACTGCAGCGGGCAACGTCTGCAAAACGTTGCGCAGAAACAGGGTGTGCGCGCGGGTGGCGGCGTCCCAAGTGGGCGTCAGTTCGGCCCACAGACGGGCGACGCGTTGGCTGCCCCAGTCATCGCTGCGCGTAGGCAAGGGGTGGCGGTTCAGTTCGCTCAGCAGCGCGTCGGCGGCGATCTGTGCGTCGGCCACCAGGGCGAGGTGGGGCGGGTAGTTGCGCACGGTCTGGTCCGGGTCGATATCAACGCGCAGCAGCGCGCCGGGAATCTCGAACCCGCCGGCGAAGGTCACGTCGTAATCGGTTTCCGCCAGCTCCGTGCCGATCGCCAGCACCACGTCGGCTTCGGCCACCAGCGCGCGGCTGGCGACCAGGGACTGGGTCGAGCCGATCAGCAGCGGATGCGCGGCGGGCAGCAGGCCTTTGGCATTGATGGTCAGGGCCACTGGCGCGCCGAGGGTTTCGGCGAGGCGGGTCAACGCGGGCGCGGCATCGATGGCACCGCCACCGGCCAGGATCAACGGGCGCCTGGCCGCAGCCAGTAACTGGCTCATCTGCTTGATTGCCGCCGGCGCAGCACCGGCACGCGCAACGCTGACCGGCGCGCTGGCGAGCACGGCGTCGGCGTTTTCCACCAGCACATCCAGGGGGATTTCAATATGCACCGGGCGTGGCCGGCCCGCCTGGAACAGCGCGAATGCGCGCGCCAGTACACCGGGCAATTCTGCCGCCGACATCAACGTGTGGGAAAACGCCGCGACGCCCGCGATCATCGCGCTCTGGTTCGGCAGCTCATGCAGCTTGCCGCGCCCGCCGCCCAACTGGCTGCGCGACTGCACGCTGGAAATCACCAGCATGTGGATCGAGTCGGCGTAGGCCTGGCCCATGGCCGTGGTGATATTGGTCATGCCGGGACCGGTGATGATGAAACACACGCCCGGCTTGCCGCTGGTACGTGCATAGCCGTCGGCCATAAACCCGGCGCCTTGCTCGTGGCGCGGGGTGACGTGACGGATACACGAGCGGGCCAGGCCGCGGTACAGCTCCACGGTGTGCACGCCGGGGATGCCGAACACCTGGTCCACGCCGTAGCCTTCCAGGAGGTTGACCAACACTTCGCCGCAGGTCGCCATACAGGTCGCTCTTGTGATGAATTCGAGGCGGTATTGGAACGGCAGGCCCATAGCGGCAACAATCGATAAAAAGTCATACTCGCCATGTCCCCACGTCATGGCTGCGCTCCAATGAAACGCCTTCCGCCACTGCCTGCACTGCACACCTTCTGGGTCACGGCCCAGTGCTGCAACTTCACCCGCGCCGCCGAGCAATTGCACATCACCCAGGGCGCCGTGAGCCGACAGATCGCCGGTCTGGAACAGCACTTGGGTTATGCGCTGTTTCATCGTCAGGCGCGGGGCTTGAGCCTGACCGAAGAGGGCGGCGAATGGTCGCTGCGCACGCAGCAGGTGTTTGGCCTGCTCGGGGAGGCGGTGGAGCAGATCGGCCGCCGCCGCCAGACCCTGCAACTCAAAGCCTCTACCTGCGTGATGCGCTGGCTGCTGCCGCGTCTGATGCAGTGGCAAAAGGAGCGCCCGGATGTGCCGGTGGAACTCACCACCACCGTGGCCTATGGCGTGGATTTTCGCCGCGAGCCCTTCGATGCGGCGGTGATCTACGCGCCTATCGCCGAGCAGCCGGCCGAGGCGCGGCATTTGTTCGATGAATCCCTCACCCCGATCTGCGCACCGGCGCTGCTCAAGGGGTTGCACGTACCCGAGGATTTGCAGCACCAAGTGCTGCTGCACCCCACGCGTGACGAGCGCGATTGGGCGCGATGGCTCACGGCGGCGGATACGCGGTTGGGCAACCTCAGCCAGGGGCACCATTTTGAAACGCTGGATCTGGCCATGAACGTGGCCGCTCAGGGCTCGGGAGTTGCCATGGGCGACAGTGCGTTGATTGGCGAGGATGTGAAGGCGGGCCGGCTGGTAATGCCGTTTGATCTGCGGGTACCGACCGGGAAGGGCTACTTCCTGGTGTACCCACCGGGCAGCCAACCGTCGGTGGAGCTTGAAGCGTTGATGGACTGGCTGGTGAGCCAAGCGCAACAGCCCTGAATGTGATGAACGCAGCTGAGTTCTGAGCGGGGCTTAGTGTGGTGAGCGGCTTGTCCCGCGCTGGGCTGCGAAGCTCACCGCACTTATCCAGGTGAACCGCAGTGCCTGGTTTCAGGGCCGCTTCGCGCCCCAGCGCGGGGCAAGCCTGCTCACCACAACAAGCCCGCTCAGCACAAAAAGTCCGTCAGAATCCGCTCATGCATGGGCGGCCGCAGTATGCCAAGCCATCAATTGTGGTGACCGGCTTGTCTCAGTAACCGACGGTGAAACGCTGGCGCGAGTGCTTCGGTGTTTCCACTTCATCGAGCATGGCAATGGCGTAGTCGGCAAAGCTGATTGAACTGGTTCCGTCGCTGCTGACCAGCAAATCATCCTGGCCCAGGCGGAATTGACCGGTGCGTTGGGTGCCATCGAACAAGGCCGATGGCGAGAGGAAGGTCCAATCCAGTTCCTTCTCCTGGCGCAGCGCGTCGAGGAATGCCGCGCCTGCGCTGGCTTCCACTTTGTATGCCTCGGGGAAACCTGCGCTGTCGATCACACGTCCGCCATCTGGCAGCAGCAGCGAACCGGCACCGCCCACCACCAGCAAGCGTTTCACCGCGGCTTTTTTCACCGGGCCGATCACGGCGCTGGCGGGCAGGGTGGCAAAGTGTGCCGCACTGATCACCACGTCGCTGCCGCTGATGGCCTGTTGCAGTGCCTCGGCGTCCAGCGCGTCGACGCGTTTGACGGTGACGCCTGGGCGCGCGGCCAGTGCGTCGGTGTTGCGTGCAATGGCCACAACGCTGTGCCCACGACGCAAGGCCTCTTCCAGCAATTGGCTACCTGCACGGCCGGTAGCCCCAATGATTGCGATCTTGCTCATGCTGTTCTCCAGTACGGTTAAGGGATGAACGGTTTCACCACTTCATTTCGCCCTTGGCGACTTTGGCGCTCAGTTCCAGCGAGCTTTCGTCGGCAAGGGTGGGGTAACGCTGTTTCATGGCGGCGATCAGCGCGGCGGAGTCCTTCGCCTTGGCGGTCTCGCTGTCGAAAGCCTTGATGTAGTCGGCGGTGAATTTCACCGACGCAAGGCTGGGGCTGCCCAGGTAGTGGCCGGGGATCACGGTGCGTGGTTTCAGGGTTTCGATGCGTTGCAGGGTGGCCAGCCAGTCTTTATGAGATTGCGCACTCTGGGTGTCGGCCATCCACAGGTGGATGTTTTCTGCGACCACTACGCCGCCAACCACGGCCTTGATCGACGGGATCCACACAAAGCTGCGATCAGGCTGCGGGCCGTCCAGGCCGATCACGTCCAGTTGTTGGCCTTCCAGCATCAGGCTATGGCCCTGCAGCGGTTGCGGCACGATGGTTTTAGCCGGTTTGTCGGCGCCCATTTTCGGACCCCAGAACGCCAGTTTGCCGGCCACGGTGGCGTTGATATGGTCGATCACCGGTTGCGGCGCGACTACCTTGGCGTCCGGAAAGGCAGCGGTCAGGGTGTCGAGGCCGAAGTAGTAGTCCGGGTCGCCGTGGCTGATGTAGATGGTGGTCAGGTGCTTGCCGCTGGCGCGGATCTTTTGCACCAGTTGCTCGGCCTGGCCCTTGCCGAACTGCGCGTCCACCAGGATCGCGTCTTTGGCGCCGCTGACCAGCACCGAAGTGACCGGGAAGATCGCTGCCTCGCCTGGGTTGTACACGTCCAGGGTCAGGTCGGCCGCGGCCGCATGGGCGGTAAAGGCCAGGGCGGCGGTGGCCAGGGTCAGGCGCTTGAGGGTGGACAACATCGGGCAACTCCAGCAATCGGTTCAAAGGATGCACAGAGCTTAGTTGCACCAAACACGACTAAAAATGCGATGCTGGGACATAGTTTGTTTCTAAAATCGGGCAGATCATGGACCGTCTTCAAGCAATGCGCGTATTTGTCACCGTGGTCGACCTGGGTAGCCAGTCCGCCGCCGCCGACCATCTGGACCTGTCGCGTCCGGTGGTATCGCGTTACCTGGCCGAATTGGAAGACTGGGTCGGCGCGCGCTTGATGCACCGCACCACGCGCAAGCTCAGCCTCACGGCCGCCGGCAGCGAAACCCTGCCGCGTTGCCGACAACTGCTGGAACTGTGCGGCGATATGCAGGCCGCCGTCAGCGAGCCCGATGATGCGCCCCGTGGCCTGCTGCGCCTGAGCGCCAGCACCTCGTTTGGCCAGGCGCAATTGGCCGGGGCCATTGCCGAGTACGTCACGCGCTACCCGTTGGTCACGGTCGACCTGCAAATGCTCGACCGCACCGTGAACCTGGTGGATGAGCGCATCGACCTGGCCATCCGTACCAGTAATGACCTGGACCCGAACCTGATCGCCCGACGCCTCACCGTCTGTCGCTCCGTAATCTGCGCCGCGCCGGCGTATCTATTGGAGCACCCGGCGCCGCACAAAGCCGAAGACCTGGCTGCGCACAACTGCCTGACCCACTCCTACTTCGGCCGAAGCCTGTGGCATTTCGAGGAAAACGGCGAGCAGGTCTCGGTGCCGGTGCACGGCAACATCACCTCCAATGAAGCCAGTACGTTGCTGCACGTGACACTGGCCGGCGCCGGGGTGGCGATGTTGCCCAGTTATCAGGCCGGTGAGCACATCCGCCGTGGCGACCTGGTGCGCCTGCTGCCCCACGCCGAGCCCCGGCAGATGAGCATTTACGCGGTGTATGCCTCGCGCAAGCACATGCCGTCGGCGCTGCGCAGCCTGCTGGATTTTCTGGTGGTGAGGTTCCCGCCGGAGCCGGCGTGGGACGTCGGTCTTTAGGGCGACATCACCCGGTTGAATGTCGCCCAATAATGGCAACTTGCCCTGACTGACCTATGCTTTAAACAGCACCGTGTAGATCCGTTCAGAGGTCTGTGCCATGAACATCAAAACCAGAAAGTACCTGATGATTTTCGCCCTGTGCGCCTTGGCCAGCGCCCTCTATGGGACCGCGGCCTACCGGGTGGAAATGACCCGTATGCAGCCGACCTTTGCGATCAGCTGCCATCAAGACCAATGCGTGCCTCACACCGGCAGTTTCAGCGCACTCAGGTAACCGCGAAGGCAGCCAGGAACATTCTGTGCCGCCCTCAATCGCCCTTGAGTTGCTCGCGAAACGCCTTGGGTGAGAACCCGACCCGTCGGCGAAACAGTCGAGAGAAGTTGGTCGGGTCGGAAAAGCCCAACACCTCCGACATTTCATTGATGGTCATGCTGGTGTAGGTCAGCAGGCGCTTGGCTTCCAGCAACTGACGGTCATGCATGATCTGCAACGCCGGCTGCCCGCCCAGCTCCCGACACGTCCCGTTCAAGTGTGAAACCGAGATCCCCAGCTTGTGGGCCAGGTCCTCGATCTTGGGGTGCTCGCGGTAATGCTGTTCGACCAGTTGGGTAAAGCGCCGGAAATACTCGCGGCCCCGTGGCGCGCGTGGATGGCGGCGCTGGATGGCCTGGCGGCTGATCCACACCAGCAGCACGCTGACCAGCGCGTGCATCATCATGTCCCGTGCCGGTTGCGCGTCGGCGTATTCATCCTGCAAACGCGCGAACTGACTGTTGAGGTAGTCGCTGTCCTTGCCCGCCGGGTAACTGCCCAAACTCTGCAAACCGCCCGCCGCCGCGCCCAACTGCGCCTGTAAATGGCTGACCAGCGGTGCCGACAGGGTCACCACGTAGCCTTCGACGTCTTCAGAAAACCGAAAACCGTGCACGCACAACGGCGGCAGTACCTGCAAGGTCGCCTCATTGAGGGTGGTGCGCTGGCCTTCGATTTCCAGCTGTGCCTGGCCTTTGTGCACGTACAGCAGCTGGCAAAGATCCGCGTGCCGGTGGGGCTGGATTTCCCACTGGTACTCCCGACTGCGCCGGGAAATGGTTTCGCAGTGCAACAAATCGGGGGTCGGCCATTGCTGGCTTTCACCGTAAAGCTTGAAGACCGGAATCGCGGTATTGGTCATGGTTTCAATCCGATACTCAGGAAAGTGGTTCGGTAATCGCCCAAATTGGCAAAAAGCGCAGGCTTTGGCGCAGTTTTCACCTTCTTATGGCGCGCACTCAAGTGAAAAATGTCAGCCACACGATCAATGACAACTCTTTCACTCAATCTGTTCGAGTGGAACTTGCGGGCGATAAAAATAATGAAAACGCTGAATACCCAAGTCGCCATTATCGGCGCCGGTCCCTCGGGACTGTTGCTCGGTCAACTGCTGCACAACGCCGGCATCCAGACCCTCATTCTCGAGCGCCAGAGTGCCGAGTACGTGCAAGGCCGCATCCGCGCCGGGGTGTTGGAGCAAGGCATGGTCGACCTGCTGCGCGAGGCCGGTGTGAGCCAGCGCATGGACGCCGAAGGCCTGGTGCACGACGGCTTCGAACTGGCGCTCAATGGCCAACTCACCCACATCGACCTCAAGGCCCTGACCGGCGGCCAATCGGTGATGGTCTACGGCCAGACCGAAGTCACTCGCGACCTGATGGCCGCCCGCGCGGCCGCTGGCGCCACCACCCTGTACGAAGCCAGCCAGGTGCAGCCCCACGACCTCAAAAGTGATCAGCCCTGGTTGACCTTCGAGCATCAGGGCCAGGCGTTTCGCCTGGAGTGCGACTACATCGCCGGTTGTGATGGCTTCCACGGCGTGGCACGCCAGTCGATCCCGGCGGAGTCGTTGAAGATCTTCGAGCGCGTTTACCCCTTCGGCTGGCTCGGCATTCTCGCCGACACCCCGCCGGTGCATGAAGAACTGGTGTACGCCAAACACCCGCGAGGCTTCGCCCTGTGCAGCATGCGTTCGCCGACCCGCAGTCGCTATTACCTGCAAGTGCCCGCCGAAGAGCCGCTGGACGAATGGTCGGATGCGCGCTTCTGGGACGAGCTGAAAACCCGCCTGCCCAGCGCGCTGGCCGAGCGGTTGGTGACCGGCCCGTCGATCGAAAAAAGCATCGCGCCACTGCGCAGTTTTGTTGTGGAGCCCATGCAGTACGGGCGCCTGTTCCTGCTCGGCGATGCGGCGCACATCGTGCCGCCCACCGGGGCCAAGGGCTTGAACCTGGCGGCCAGCGACGTCAGTACGCTGTTTCGGATTTTGCTCAAGGTCTATGGCGAGGGCAGGGTGGATCTGCTCGAACGCTATTCCGCGATCTGCCTGCGGCGTGTGTGGAAGGCCGAGCGGTTTTCCTGGTGGATGACCTCGATGCTGCACCAGTTCCCGGAGGCCGACGGCTTCAGCCAGCGCATTGCCCAGAGCGAGCTGGAGTACTTCATTGATTCCGAAGCCGGGCGTAAAACCATCGCGGAAAATTACGTCGGACTTCCTTACGAAGCTATCGAATAGCCTGCTATCGTATCGAGCATTCCCGTGGGCTGCCTGTTTCCACGGGCCCTGCTCGAAGGTTCTGCCGTGACTCAGCTCAATCAACCCGCGCCGCCGTTGCCTGCGGTGCGCAGTATTCTCGCCTCGCTGATGATGGCGATCTTCCTTGGCGCCCTGGACCAGACCATCGTCGCCGTGTCCATGCCTGCCATTTCCGCACAGTTTCATGACGTCAACCTGCTGGCCTGGGTGATCTCCGGCTACATGGTGGCGATGACCGTGGCGGTGCCGATCTACGGCAAACTCGGCGACCTGTACGGGCGCCGGCCGATGATGCTGATCGGCATGGGCCTGTTCACCGTGGCCTCGCTGTTTTGCGGCATGGCCCAGAGCATGGAGCAACTGGTGCTGGCGCGGGTGCTGCAGGGCATCGGCGCCGGCGGCATGATCTCGGTGAGCCAGGCGATTATCGGCGACATCATTCCGCCCCGCGAACGAGGGCGTTATCAGGGGTATTTCAGCAGCATGTACGCGGTGGCGAGCGTGGCTGGGCCGGTGTTGGGCGGTTACATGACCGAGTACCTGTCCTGGCGCTGGGTGTTCCTGATCAACCTGCCGCTGGGGGCCGGCGCCTGGTACGTGGCCCATCGCACCCTGGTGGGGCTGCCGACGCCGCAACGCAAGCCGATCATTGATTACCTCGGCACGGTGCTGATGATCATCGGCCTCA encodes the following:
- a CDS encoding LysR family transcriptional regulator; its protein translation is MLNSNLLRKLDMQDLMVFIAVYDQSSVTEVSETLFVSQSTVSYSLKKLRTSFEDELFINTRAGMRPTYKATTMYGHVQKILESINLCHAGGQAFDPTHKAVTFNVCAPEYFEQLILPRLLHTFDRADLPVIVNVQKLETDIPAEDLREGRLDLVICFGPHFHRAHKDFKTQMLLEDDLVCVFDRRAAPREPAFSLQSFVERRHVFPTPWTSDTNMIDGWLARQARKRQVIARANSYSAALKMITGTDFIVTLPRRVQKLLAPAPTFGHCEAPNGLPGFTLDMQWNETSEQDSANTWFREQVVKVCADQGLL
- a CDS encoding cyanate transporter, encoding MENVQAKPATAVWLMISVVLVALNLRPSMAAVGPLLSSIRAEVPLSFSSAALLTMLPVMAMGLAMFFGMGLAKRIGEHRSIVLSLGVIGVATLSRLFLDSALELIVSAIAAGIGIALIQALMPALIKSRFSANVSLFMGLYVTAIMGGAALAASFSPFVQLHTGSWRIGLAIWAGLALLALLVWYAQRSALPPLPHTASSAQVWFFGNGRAWLLALFFGLGTASYTCVLAWLAPYYVEQGWSEQNAGLLLGFLTAMEVVSGLVTPAIANRRQDKRGVVAVLLVLIIVGFCGLILSPQHLSLLWPCLLGLGIGGLFPMSLILSLDHLDNPRRAGSLTAFVQGVGYLIAGLSPLITGMIRDYLGSFEWAWWALTAIVVVMLLIVTRFNPRHYAQHIR
- a CDS encoding aldehyde dehydrogenase family protein, whose product is MNDAVNGVYINGAWRAGHEVLEVINPATEACLALVSVGDARDVTQAVDAASHAFIDWSKSTGRDRGALLRRIASGVSARRESLMQLQARNNGKPLFEAAIDVDDVIATFEYYAAVAEAMDATQDAAVALPDEGFSARLRREPCGVVGLIVPWNFPMVTTAWKLAPALAAGCCVVLKPSEVTPLAELQLARIIADAGLPDGVFNLVCGTGLAVGAPLAADRRIAKISFTGSNAVGVQVMQRAAETIKGVSLELGGKSSLLVLADADLELAVELACGGGFFNAGQMCSATSRVLVADSLADEFMQRLQTRAQGIRVADAFAEDVEMGALINRAQYQRVLGHIRRGIEDGARLLCGGERPADLPKGYFIRPTVFTDVPLDSALWNEEIFGPVLCVRRFATEQEAVALANDSDFGLVASVVSRNLDTAERVANALQVGMVWINAPQVIFPQAAWGGYKQSSIGRELGPWGLAAFQEIKHVIRSN
- a CDS encoding 5-guanidino-2-oxopentanoate decarboxylase — encoded protein: MATCGEVLVNLLEGYGVDQVFGIPGVHTVELYRGLARSCIRHVTPRHEQGAGFMADGYARTSGKPGVCFIITGPGMTNITTAMGQAYADSIHMLVISSVQSRSQLGGGRGKLHELPNQSAMIAGVAAFSHTLMSAAELPGVLARAFALFQAGRPRPVHIEIPLDVLVENADAVLASAPVSVARAGAAPAAIKQMSQLLAAARRPLILAGGGAIDAAPALTRLAETLGAPVALTINAKGLLPAAHPLLIGSTQSLVASRALVAEADVVLAIGTELAETDYDVTFAGGFEIPGALLRVDIDPDQTVRNYPPHLALVADAQIAADALLSELNRHPLPTRSDDWGSQRVARLWAELTPTWDAATRAHTLFLRNVLQTLPAAVIVGDSTQPVYSANLTLNLDHPRRWFNSSTGYGTLGYALPAAIGAWLGRGDGQPVVCLIGDGGLQFTLPELASAVEARTPVIVLLWNNHGYEEIKRYMLNRAIEPVGVDIYTPDFIGVAKALGCAAERINGIDDLPVALRSAADRHGPTLIEIDQQLWMREVAV
- a CDS encoding LysR substrate-binding domain-containing protein yields the protein MKRLPPLPALHTFWVTAQCCNFTRAAEQLHITQGAVSRQIAGLEQHLGYALFHRQARGLSLTEEGGEWSLRTQQVFGLLGEAVEQIGRRRQTLQLKASTCVMRWLLPRLMQWQKERPDVPVELTTTVAYGVDFRREPFDAAVIYAPIAEQPAEARHLFDESLTPICAPALLKGLHVPEDLQHQVLLHPTRDERDWARWLTAADTRLGNLSQGHHFETLDLAMNVAAQGSGVAMGDSALIGEDVKAGRLVMPFDLRVPTGKGYFLVYPPGSQPSVELEALMDWLVSQAQQP
- a CDS encoding NAD(P)-dependent oxidoreductase, encoding MSKIAIIGATGRAGSQLLEEALRRGHSVVAIARNTDALAARPGVTVKRVDALDAEALQQAISGSDVVISAAHFATLPASAVIGPVKKAAVKRLLVVGGAGSLLLPDGGRVIDSAGFPEAYKVEASAGAAFLDALRQEKELDWTFLSPSALFDGTQRTGQFRLGQDDLLVSSDGTSSISFADYAIAMLDEVETPKHSRQRFTVGY
- a CDS encoding MBL fold metallo-hydrolase, giving the protein MLSTLKRLTLATAALAFTAHAAAADLTLDVYNPGEAAIFPVTSVLVSGAKDAILVDAQFGKGQAEQLVQKIRASGKHLTTIYISHGDPDYYFGLDTLTAAFPDAKVVAPQPVIDHINATVAGKLAFWGPKMGADKPAKTIVPQPLQGHSLMLEGQQLDVIGLDGPQPDRSFVWIPSIKAVVGGVVVAENIHLWMADTQSAQSHKDWLATLQRIETLKPRTVIPGHYLGSPSLASVKFTADYIKAFDSETAKAKDSAALIAAMKQRYPTLADESSLELSAKVAKGEMKW
- a CDS encoding LysR family transcriptional regulator, with translation MDRLQAMRVFVTVVDLGSQSAAADHLDLSRPVVSRYLAELEDWVGARLMHRTTRKLSLTAAGSETLPRCRQLLELCGDMQAAVSEPDDAPRGLLRLSASTSFGQAQLAGAIAEYVTRYPLVTVDLQMLDRTVNLVDERIDLAIRTSNDLDPNLIARRLTVCRSVICAAPAYLLEHPAPHKAEDLAAHNCLTHSYFGRSLWHFEENGEQVSVPVHGNITSNEASTLLHVTLAGAGVAMLPSYQAGEHIRRGDLVRLLPHAEPRQMSIYAVYASRKHMPSALRSLLDFLVVRFPPEPAWDVGL
- a CDS encoding helix-turn-helix domain-containing protein; this translates as MTNTAIPVFKLYGESQQWPTPDLLHCETISRRSREYQWEIQPHRHADLCQLLYVHKGQAQLEIEGQRTTLNEATLQVLPPLCVHGFRFSEDVEGYVVTLSAPLVSHLQAQLGAAAGGLQSLGSYPAGKDSDYLNSQFARLQDEYADAQPARDMMMHALVSVLLVWISRQAIQRRHPRAPRGREYFRRFTQLVEQHYREHPKIEDLAHKLGISVSHLNGTCRELGGQPALQIMHDRQLLEAKRLLTYTSMTINEMSEVLGFSDPTNFSRLFRRRVGFSPKAFREQLKGD